The following proteins come from a genomic window of Meles meles chromosome 1, mMelMel3.1 paternal haplotype, whole genome shotgun sequence:
- the CSF1 gene encoding macrophage colony-stimulating factor 1 isoform X3: MTARGAAGRCPPMICLRLLLLLVCLLVRGSITEEASEHCSHMIGNGHLQILQQLIDSQMETSCQIAFEFVDQEQLKDPVCYLKKAFFLMQDIMEDTMRFKDNTPNANVIVKLQELSLRLKSCFTKDYEEQDKACVRTFYETPLQLLEKIKNVFNETKTLLKKDWNIFSKNCNESFAKCSSQGHERQKERNSDPQLPRFTFHLLVPSIILVLLAVGGLLFYRRRRRSHREPQTVDSPMQRPEGSPLTQGEDRQVELPV, translated from the exons ATGACCGCGCGGGGCGCCGCCGGGCGCTGCCCTCCCATG ATATGTCTGAGGCTCCTGCTTCTGCTGGTCTGTCTCCTGGTGAGAGGGAGTATTACCGAGGAGGCGTCGGAGCACTGTAGCCACATGATTGGGAACGGACACCTGCAAATCCTCCAGCAGCTG ATTGATAGTCAGATGGAGACTTCCTGCCAGATTGCCTTTGAGTTTGTAGACCAGGAGCAGTTG AAAGATCCTGTGTGCTACCTTAAGAAGGCATTTTTCCTGATGCAAGACATCATGGAGGACACCATGCGTTTCAAAGACAATACTCCCAATGCCAACGTCATTGTGAAGCTCCAGGAACTCTCTCTGAGGCTTAAGAGCTGCTTCACCAAGGACTATGAAGAGCAGGATAAG GCCTGCGTCAGAACTTTCTATGAGACACCCCTGCAGTTGCTGGAAAAGATCAAGAATGTCTTTAATGAAACAAAGACTCTCCTGAAAAAGGACTGGAACATTTTCAGCAAGAACTGCAACGAAAGTTTTGCTAAGTGCTCCAGCCAAG GCcatgagaggcagaaggagagaaactcTGACCCTCAGCTCCCCCGGTTTACATTCCACCTGCTGGTGCCCAGCATCATCCTGGTCCTGCTGGCCGTCGGTGGCCTCCTGTTCTACAGGCGGAGACGGCGG agccatcGAGAGCCTCAGACAGTGGATTCTCCCATGCAGCGACCAGAGGGCAG CCCCCTGACCCAGGGTGAGGACAGACAGGTGGAACTGCCCGTGTAG
- the CSF1 gene encoding macrophage colony-stimulating factor 1 isoform X1 encodes MTARGAAGRCPPMICLRLLLLLVCLLVRGSITEEASEHCSHMIGNGHLQILQQLIDSQMETSCQIAFEFVDQEQLKDPVCYLKKAFFLMQDIMEDTMRFKDNTPNANVIVKLQELSLRLKSCFTKDYEEQDKACVRTFYETPLQLLEKIKNVFNETKTLLKKDWNIFSKNCNESFAKCSSQDVVTKPDCNCLYPKATPSSDLASVSPQQPPAPSMAPMAGLIRADSEGTEGSSLLPSEQSLRTVDLDPGSAKQRPPRSTCQSFETPEPPGVEASPVGESPQPQPSVGAPDLGMEDTVNSALGTNWTLEEASGEASEGPVPQGAELSSSRLERGRFQAETTARPSDLLSAPFPLSYSARGQQPEDMTGIPLPTVGPARSTGQAQSHTPEKTDRPPAPPRDHQEPSSARILSRPPRVLSNPSALSAHPKLSRRHSWGHVLPLGELEGRRSTRDRRSPTELEGRRASEGAARAPAPFNSIPLTDTGHERQKERNSDPQLPRFTFHLLVPSIILVLLAVGGLLFYRRRRRSHREPQTVDSPMQRPEGSPLTQGEDRQVELPV; translated from the exons ATGACCGCGCGGGGCGCCGCCGGGCGCTGCCCTCCCATG ATATGTCTGAGGCTCCTGCTTCTGCTGGTCTGTCTCCTGGTGAGAGGGAGTATTACCGAGGAGGCGTCGGAGCACTGTAGCCACATGATTGGGAACGGACACCTGCAAATCCTCCAGCAGCTG ATTGATAGTCAGATGGAGACTTCCTGCCAGATTGCCTTTGAGTTTGTAGACCAGGAGCAGTTG AAAGATCCTGTGTGCTACCTTAAGAAGGCATTTTTCCTGATGCAAGACATCATGGAGGACACCATGCGTTTCAAAGACAATACTCCCAATGCCAACGTCATTGTGAAGCTCCAGGAACTCTCTCTGAGGCTTAAGAGCTGCTTCACCAAGGACTATGAAGAGCAGGATAAG GCCTGCGTCAGAACTTTCTATGAGACACCCCTGCAGTTGCTGGAAAAGATCAAGAATGTCTTTAATGAAACAAAGACTCTCCTGAAAAAGGACTGGAACATTTTCAGCAAGAACTGCAACGAAAGTTTTGCTAAGTGCTCCAGCCAAG ATGTGGTGACCAAGCCTGATTGCAACTGCCTGTACCCCAAAGCCACCCCTAGCAGTGACCTGGCCTCTGTCTCCCCTCagcagccccctgccccctccatggCCCCTATGGCTGGCTTGATTCGGGCTGACTCTGAGGGGACAGAGGGCAGCTCCCTCTTGCCCAGTGAGCAGTCCCTTCGCACAGTGGACCTGGACCCAGGAAGTGCCAAGCAGCGACCACCCAGGAGCACCTGCCAGAGCTTTGAAACTCCGGAGCCCCCAGGTGTGGAGGCCAGCCCCGTCGGAGAGTCACCTCAGCCCCAGCCTTCTGTTGGGGCCCCCGACCTGGGGATGGAGGACACTGTTAACTCTGCGTTGGGCACCAACTGGACCCTGGAAGAGGCCTCCGGAGAGGCTAGTGAGGGTCCCGTACCCCAAGGGGCAGAGCTTTCTTCCTCCAGGCTGGAAAGAGGCAGATTCCAGGCCGAGACGACCGCCAGGCCCAGTGACCTCTTGTCAGCACCTTTTCCCTTGTCCTACTCAGCCAGGGGCCAGCAGCCAGAGGACATGACTGGCATTCCCCTGCCCACGGTGGGCCCTGCAAGATCCACTGGCCAGGCCCAGAGTCACACACCTGAGAAGACAGACCGTCCACCTGCCCCACCCAGAGACCACCAGGAGCCAAGCTCTGCCAGGATCCTGTCGCGGCCACCGCGAGTCCTCAGCAATCCCTCGGCCCTCTCTGCACACCCAAAGCTTTCCAGAAGGCACTCTTGGGGCCATGTGCTGCCCCTCGGGGAGCTGGAGGGCAGAAGGAGCACCAGGGATCGAAGGAGCCCCACAGAGCTGGAAGGAAGACGAGCAAGTGAGGGGGCAGCCAGGGCCCCTGCCCCTTTTAACTCCATTCCTTTGACTGACACAGGCcatgagaggcagaaggagagaaactcTGACCCTCAGCTCCCCCGGTTTACATTCCACCTGCTGGTGCCCAGCATCATCCTGGTCCTGCTGGCCGTCGGTGGCCTCCTGTTCTACAGGCGGAGACGGCGG agccatcGAGAGCCTCAGACAGTGGATTCTCCCATGCAGCGACCAGAGGGCAG CCCCCTGACCCAGGGTGAGGACAGACAGGTGGAACTGCCCGTGTAG
- the CSF1 gene encoding macrophage colony-stimulating factor 1 isoform X2, with product MTARGAAGRCPPMICLRLLLLLVCLLVRGSITEEASEHCSHMIGNGHLQILQQLKDPVCYLKKAFFLMQDIMEDTMRFKDNTPNANVIVKLQELSLRLKSCFTKDYEEQDKACVRTFYETPLQLLEKIKNVFNETKTLLKKDWNIFSKNCNESFAKCSSQDVVTKPDCNCLYPKATPSSDLASVSPQQPPAPSMAPMAGLIRADSEGTEGSSLLPSEQSLRTVDLDPGSAKQRPPRSTCQSFETPEPPGVEASPVGESPQPQPSVGAPDLGMEDTVNSALGTNWTLEEASGEASEGPVPQGAELSSSRLERGRFQAETTARPSDLLSAPFPLSYSARGQQPEDMTGIPLPTVGPARSTGQAQSHTPEKTDRPPAPPRDHQEPSSARILSRPPRVLSNPSALSAHPKLSRRHSWGHVLPLGELEGRRSTRDRRSPTELEGRRASEGAARAPAPFNSIPLTDTGHERQKERNSDPQLPRFTFHLLVPSIILVLLAVGGLLFYRRRRRSHREPQTVDSPMQRPEGSPLTQGEDRQVELPV from the exons ATGACCGCGCGGGGCGCCGCCGGGCGCTGCCCTCCCATG ATATGTCTGAGGCTCCTGCTTCTGCTGGTCTGTCTCCTGGTGAGAGGGAGTATTACCGAGGAGGCGTCGGAGCACTGTAGCCACATGATTGGGAACGGACACCTGCAAATCCTCCAGCAGCTG AAAGATCCTGTGTGCTACCTTAAGAAGGCATTTTTCCTGATGCAAGACATCATGGAGGACACCATGCGTTTCAAAGACAATACTCCCAATGCCAACGTCATTGTGAAGCTCCAGGAACTCTCTCTGAGGCTTAAGAGCTGCTTCACCAAGGACTATGAAGAGCAGGATAAG GCCTGCGTCAGAACTTTCTATGAGACACCCCTGCAGTTGCTGGAAAAGATCAAGAATGTCTTTAATGAAACAAAGACTCTCCTGAAAAAGGACTGGAACATTTTCAGCAAGAACTGCAACGAAAGTTTTGCTAAGTGCTCCAGCCAAG ATGTGGTGACCAAGCCTGATTGCAACTGCCTGTACCCCAAAGCCACCCCTAGCAGTGACCTGGCCTCTGTCTCCCCTCagcagccccctgccccctccatggCCCCTATGGCTGGCTTGATTCGGGCTGACTCTGAGGGGACAGAGGGCAGCTCCCTCTTGCCCAGTGAGCAGTCCCTTCGCACAGTGGACCTGGACCCAGGAAGTGCCAAGCAGCGACCACCCAGGAGCACCTGCCAGAGCTTTGAAACTCCGGAGCCCCCAGGTGTGGAGGCCAGCCCCGTCGGAGAGTCACCTCAGCCCCAGCCTTCTGTTGGGGCCCCCGACCTGGGGATGGAGGACACTGTTAACTCTGCGTTGGGCACCAACTGGACCCTGGAAGAGGCCTCCGGAGAGGCTAGTGAGGGTCCCGTACCCCAAGGGGCAGAGCTTTCTTCCTCCAGGCTGGAAAGAGGCAGATTCCAGGCCGAGACGACCGCCAGGCCCAGTGACCTCTTGTCAGCACCTTTTCCCTTGTCCTACTCAGCCAGGGGCCAGCAGCCAGAGGACATGACTGGCATTCCCCTGCCCACGGTGGGCCCTGCAAGATCCACTGGCCAGGCCCAGAGTCACACACCTGAGAAGACAGACCGTCCACCTGCCCCACCCAGAGACCACCAGGAGCCAAGCTCTGCCAGGATCCTGTCGCGGCCACCGCGAGTCCTCAGCAATCCCTCGGCCCTCTCTGCACACCCAAAGCTTTCCAGAAGGCACTCTTGGGGCCATGTGCTGCCCCTCGGGGAGCTGGAGGGCAGAAGGAGCACCAGGGATCGAAGGAGCCCCACAGAGCTGGAAGGAAGACGAGCAAGTGAGGGGGCAGCCAGGGCCCCTGCCCCTTTTAACTCCATTCCTTTGACTGACACAGGCcatgagaggcagaaggagagaaactcTGACCCTCAGCTCCCCCGGTTTACATTCCACCTGCTGGTGCCCAGCATCATCCTGGTCCTGCTGGCCGTCGGTGGCCTCCTGTTCTACAGGCGGAGACGGCGG agccatcGAGAGCCTCAGACAGTGGATTCTCCCATGCAGCGACCAGAGGGCAG CCCCCTGACCCAGGGTGAGGACAGACAGGTGGAACTGCCCGTGTAG